Proteins found in one Brachypodium distachyon strain Bd21 chromosome 5, Brachypodium_distachyon_v3.0, whole genome shotgun sequence genomic segment:
- the LOC100823230 gene encoding uncharacterized protein LOC100823230 — MVSLSTWFRYAAHKFEYSISLSWKKYNVGQINSTELTDAIWKSFFQGKLTFAHWTKGGEAMAPIVAATGGTVLVRKLAALTPKQVFVGDIVLLKDPEKSDDLIVRRLAALEGYEIVSTDEKDEPFVLDKDQCWVLAENQVLKAKEARDSRLFGPVPMTDIVGRVIYSLRTAVDHGPVDNSNIAMSQDSPVLAVELDVEELAKNNKM, encoded by the exons ATGGTTTCGTTGTCGACGTGGTTCCGCTACGCCGCCCACAAGTTCGAGtactccatctccctctcaTGGAAG AAGTACAATGTTGGGCAGATCAATAGCACTGAGCTAACTGATGCTATATGGAAAAGCTTCTTCCAAGGCAAGCTCACGTTTGCGCATTGGACCAAAGGTGGTGAAGCCATGGCCCCCATTGTGGCTGCGACCGGAGGAACCGTCCTCGTCAGAAAGCTCGCTGCTTTGACCCCAAA ACAAGTCTTTGTTGGGGACATCGTCTTGTTGAAGGATCCAGAGAAATCTGATGATTTAATTGTTCGACGACTGGCTGCCTTGGAAGGCTATGAGATTGTCTCTACTGACGAGAAGGACGAGCCCTTTGTACTTGACAAGGATCAATGCTGGGTCCTGGCTGAGAACCAAGTACTAAAGGCAAAG GAAGCTAGGGATAGCCGCTTATTTGGGCCTGTTCCTATGACTGATATAGTTGGCAGAGTTATATATTCTTTGAGAACAGCCGTTGATCATGGCCCAGTGGACAACAG CAATATAGCCATGAGCCAGGATTCACCGGTTTTGGCGGTAGAGCTCGACGTGgaagagctggcgaagaacaATAAGATGTAG